A single Anopheles arabiensis isolate DONGOLA chromosome 2, AaraD3, whole genome shotgun sequence DNA region contains:
- the LOC120898422 gene encoding serine-rich adhesin for platelets-like isoform X1, which translates to MDLGGTTKTATAATPESTVVVEKSCPVAEVAEKPAAASGKNGSLPDSSADSVKDSACAADSSPGKTNEAPKELLTPPTPPKKASDDADAVAKAGETNSIADATKSPAKQPAVPKSTDSGGPVKTAVGPPPCADQMDDNEDDELLKRMEAIEKGVDLDAVKEAAHQNGMPEKRMEVSQPQRDAGKVNDSAKPAAASSSEVSSAAQPSALKMDAADSAVAADPVSKVAETVSPNTKRKLAPGEEAAGNEPQMKKVHVVADATDGPEPSVAKPSVERQDAPAKQPSEMSTEPPGPSEPNEKPPSVEQMEVDEASSSPKDVELLPDTEPNTESDAMDEKSEEISSSVAEEPVRQEGDSTANKNKAEHSNVSSSDDKGAGGATTTTTTTSETPKPAESSEVSASVLPTPSGDEAMEVDEDENDIAESSTSADPSATDAVPVAEPPCVKKVAYLCGEDEEPKESGVDGKDCVVSTEKPTAAASAATSSTLAASTSGAAAPMEVVDSGAKASSSSVADAKPATKPVTDVEEDVVDSSNVATTVTEEEEKVVVKRTETPTTASVKLPEDSVVGSSQPSSSSDTKKPASTEKRLDEQLLREAVHRSGLMAAKATSTPNHSTSAAVVTPSSSNPATPTQKTLNPVTTSAVSSSNVYSSTPIHPSFGKVSSGNVSKITNPPSSVETSRIEADDTTTTTTTTSSSSPSAAATSRNEQSVSLAETETTEDKKAGDLTSSTKSLPSTTETATTGTSDSSAKSTKKELRHEDSGSSSKASQKTVSDVSEVDSCTAASGMNSTEEISLYVSNAGKVNGISSTSEGSDVDGKTDMTKSSLVSIKREDDSKASVSALQLDLSRAISPTTSVQQQYEVSVWYEGKELQFMSVERIHGGERAADPSVTAETVAHDASNIDSSSKQSSTTTTNGSVSSIGPFTLPGAQAGAAAATNVGQSSDSSSSSSVATVTGGAAKSSHSLTVPQMKQTVMGPKALCDLMIDEFKKLRRTFAPDEDVSDNEESAHGLLKTPKTPAVGGRGRKESAKKSASRGQKRSKAADSDDDEDDDDVRTPRASGSKQPAKRAKGTGGLAASSNESPVASSSSTTPKSKSVHQEPKQFDICCLARWTDRKYYAGRVTNYREDNKYVVVFEDGCSKTLSRDIIVFGEDGVLPIKHHSIHALTGGDTYEPAIVEEIKRNDANEVVYGVRTASSTLEVTATDIYLTDEQAKWIHNACKDKPDPIQMLRAQAAGTGGSAAGEDATGGNAGNAPEGNAAASELTAESGDKGARSTRSKRGANDKSMTPATPEAGYSGGVGKKGRRGRRKQLPPPEHISECSDVSDGYEEEEEVPVVTSPETGLDAVNGVQPELQRTEQESVLARMYIAYEYFGNDGKDSLDQLLGPIPVNAKTLFRNKHFLLSCTVPSKSTEANAKQFSNTPFVKQHIRHQIEAGGGKVYEFFEDVPKNKYKQCKLIAPRPSITAMYVQCLASDIVAVSHEWIIQCCQVLMLVDHKPYALPAGWSFLEKRFIDWGCGRAKDKRATATPFASVCINVASLCKDFNDFWSRVCKLAGGTVRLIKTESDITENLTGYLLTDQEFPEEIKIKATRNGLLVVSTVWVVQCLIMGRVCHPSSNEKLTQIYQEDDY; encoded by the exons ATGGATCTCGGCGGTACGACGAAGACGGCGACGGCGGCCACTCCGGAGTCCACGGTTGTAGTGGAAAAGTCCTGCCCCGTAGCGGAAGTCGCTGAAAAGCCTGCAGCAGCATCTGGCAAAAATG gTTCGCTTCCAGACTCGAGCGCAGATTCAGTGAAAGATTCAGCTTGTGCTGCTGACTCCTCGCCCGGAAAGACAAACGAAGCGCCCAAGGAGCTGCTGACACCACCAACGCCGCCCAAGAAAGCGTCAGACGATGCTGATGCCGTCGCAAAGGCGGGAGAAACGAACAGCATAGCGGACGCCACAAAAAGTCCCGCAAAACAGCCCGCCGTGCCAAAGTCGACGGATAGTGGTGGACCTGTCAAGACTGCCGTTGGCCCGCCACCATGTGCCGACCAGATGGACGATAACGAAGATGACGAACTGCTGAAGCGCATGGAAGCGATTGAGAAGGGAGTGGATTTGGACGCGGTAAAGGAAGCGGCACACCAGAATGGTATGCCAGAGAAACGGATGGAAGTGTCCCAACCGCAACGGGATGCCGGGAAGGTGAACGATAGTGCCAAACCGGCCGCCGCATCGTCCTCTGAGGTATCTTCGGCTGCCCAGCCGAGCGCACtaaagatggatgcagctgACAGCGCTGTTGCGGCCGATCCCGTTTCAAAAGTGGCGGAAACGGTCAGTCCGAATACTAAACGGAAGCTTGCGCCGGGTGAAGAGGCCGCCGGCAATGAGCCGCAAATGAAAAAAGTGCACGTTGTGGCCGATGCGACCGATGGACCAGAGCCGAGTGTTGCCAAGCCAAGCGTGGAAAGACAAGACGCTCCCGCCAAGCAGCCGAGCGAAATGTCCACCGAACCGCCAGGACCGTCGGAACCGAACGAGAAGCCACCGTCGGTCGAACAGATGGAGGTGGATGAAGCTTCCTCCTCCCCGAAAGATGTGGAACTGTTGCCCGACACCGAACCGAACACTGAGTCCGATGCGATGGACGAAAAGTCGGAAGAAATCAGCTCGTCGGTAGCGGAAGAGCCCGTGCGCCAGGAGGGCGATTCCaccgcaaacaaaaacaaagcagaacACTCGAACGTGTCCAGCTCGGACGATAAGGGCGCGGGTGGtgcgacgaccacgacgacgacgactagcGAAACTCCAAAACCGGCGGAGAGCAGCGAAGTTTCCGCCTCCGTTCTGCCGACGCCTTCGGGCGATGAAGCCATGGAGGTCGATGAGGACGAAAACGACATAGCGGAGAGCAGCACGTCCGCCGATCCGTCTGCTACGGACGCAGTGCCGGTAGCGGAGCCACCGTGTGTCAAAAAGGTCGCGTACCTGTGTGGCGAAGACGAGGAACCGAAGGAGTCCGGTGTCGATGGGAAGGATTGTGTGGTTTCGACCGAGAAGCCAACAGCTGCCGCCTCGGCCGCAACATCCTCGACGCTAGCCGCTTCTACTTCCGGAGCAGCGGCACCGATGGAGGTGGTGGATTCGGGAGCGAAAGCATCATCCAGCAGTGTTGCAGACGCTAAACCAGCCACTAAACCAGTCACCGACGTCGAGGAGGATGTAGTGGACAGTAGCAACGTTGCCACCACGGtcacggaggaggaggaaaaggtAGTGGTGAAGCGCACAGAAACGCCCACTACTGCATCAGTGAAGCTGCCGGAAGACAGTGTGGTCGGTAGCTCGCAACCCTCGTCCAGCAGCGATACGAAGAAACCGGCTTCAACGGAAAAGCGTTTGGACGAGCAGCTGCTGCGTGAAGCGGTTCACCGAAGCGGCTTGATGGCGGCAAAGGCTACTAGCACGCCGAACCACAGCACTTCGGCAGCTGTCGTCACACCGTCGTCCTCCAATCCCGCGACCCCGACACAGAAAACGCTGAACCCAGTAACGACATCCGCCGTCAGTTCGTCGAACGTCTACAGCTCCACGCCGATTCATCCTTCGTTCGGGAAGGTAAGCTCGGGCAATGTGAGCAAAATCACGAACCCACCATCGTCGGTCGAAACCAGCAGAATAGAGGCGGACGATACTacgaccacgaccaccaccacctcctcttcctccccatccgccgccgccaccagcCGTAACGAGCAGTCGGTATCGCTGGCGGAGACAGAAACGACGGAAGACAAGAAAGCGGGCGATTTGACGTCCTCGACGAAAAGTTTGCCTTCCACCACAGAAACAGCAACGACGGGAACATCGGATTCATCGGCGAAGAGCACCAAGAAGGAGCTGCGGCACGAAGACTCCGGCAGCAGTTCCAAGGCTAGCCAGAAAACGGTTAGCGACGTATCGGAAGTGGACTCATGCACAG caGCCTCGGGTATGAACAGTACGGAAGAAATCAGCCTGTACGTGAGCAACGCCGGCAAGGTGAATGGCATCTCCTCGACCTCAGAAGGCTCGGATGTGGATGGTAAGACCGACATGACCAAATCATCGCTCGTGTCCATCAAGCGGGAGGACGACAGTAAAGCAAGCGTCAGTGCACTGCAGCTGGATCTGTCCCGTGCCATATCGCCCACGACCTCTGTCCAGCAGCAGTACGAAGTGAGCGTATGGTACGAGGGAAAGGAGCTGCAGTTCATGTCCGTGGAACGAATCCACGGCGGCGAGCGGGCAGCCGATCCGTCAGTAACCGCCGAGACGGTGGCGCACGATGCGTCCAATATCGATTCCTCTTCAAAGCAATCCTCGACTACTACCACCAACGGTAGTGTCAGCAGTATAGGGCCGTTCACGCTGCCGGGAGCGCAGGCGGGGGCTGCTGCGGCGACCAACGTTGGTCAATCGTCCGACAGttcctcgtcgtcgtctgtTGCCACCGTAACCGGCGGTGCGGCAAAGTCGTCCCACTCCCTCACGGTGCCGCAGATGAAGCAAACCGTAATGGGGCCGAAGGCGCTCTGCGATTTGATGATTGACGAGTTCAAGAAGCTGCGGCGAACGTTTGCGCCGGACGAGGATGTCAGTGATAATGAGGAAAGTGCGCACGGTCTGCTGAAGACTCCGAAAACGCCCGCCGTCGGGGGACGAGGCCGCAAAGAAAGTGCAAAGAAGAGTGCTTCCCGTGGTCAGAAGCGTTCGAAGGCGGCCGACAGCGACGACGATGAGGATGACGATGATGTGCGCACTCCCCGTGCGTCCGGTTCGAAGCAACCGGCAAAGCGCGCGAAGGGCACCGGTGGGCTGGCCGCTTCCTCGAACGAATCTCCCGTCGCCAGCTCGTCCAGCACGACGCCCAAGTCCAAATCGGTGCACCAGGAGCCGAAGCAGTTCGACATCTGCTGCTTGGCCCGGTGGACCGATCGCAAGTACTACGCCGGCCGGGTGACAAACTACCGCGAGGACAATAAGTACGTGGTGGTGTTCGAAGATGGCTGCTCCAAGACGCTGTCCCGGGACATTATCGTGTTCGGGGAGGACGGTGTGCTGCCGATAAAGCACCACTCCATACACGCGCTGACCGGCGGTGACACGTACGAGCCCGCCATCGTGGAGGAGATCAAGCGCAACGATGCCAATGAGGTCGTATACGGTGTGCGAACGGCATCCAGCACGCTGGAGGTGACGGCCACCGACATCTACCTGACCGACGAGCAGGCCAAGTGGATCCACAACGCCTGCAAGGACAAACCGGACCCGATTCAGATGCTACGTGCGCAAGCCGCCGGTACGGGCGGCAGTGCCGCAGGCGAGGACGCAACCGGTGGCAACGCAGGGAACGCACCGGAAGGAAACGCAGCCGCGTCCGAGCTGACGGCAGAGTCGGGCGACAAAGGTGCACGTTCCACGCGCAGCAAGCGGGGTGCGAACGATAAGTCGATGACACCTGCCACACCGGAAGCGGGCTACTCGGGCGGTGTTGGTAAAAAGGGACGCCGAGGACGAAG AAAACAACTCCCGCCACCAGAACACATATCGGAATGTAGCGATGTATCGGATGgttacgaagaagaagaagaagtgccTGTCGTTACAAGCCCCGAAACCGGACTCGACGCAGTGAACGGTGTGCAACCCGAGCTGCAGCGCACCGAGCAGGAGTCGGTCCTTGCCA GAATGTACATCGCCTACGAGTACTTTGGCAACGATGGTAAGGACTCGCTGGATCAATTGCTCGGACCGATTCCCGTAAATGCAAAAACGCTATTCCGAAACAAACACTTTCTGCTATCCTGTACCGTTCCTTCAAAG AGCACTGAGGCGAATGCGAAACAATTTTCCAACACCCCGTTCGTGAAGCAACACATTCGGCATCAGATAGAGGCGGGTGGCGGTAAGGTGTATGAGTTTTTCGAGGACGTCCCGAAGAACAAGTACAAACAGTGTAAGCTAATTGCGCCCCGTCCTTCCATCACGGCGATGTACGTGCAGTGCCTAGCGAGCGACATTGTG GCCGTTTCGCACGAGTGGATTATACAGTGCTGCCAggtgctgatgctggtggaCCACAAACCGTATGCGCTGCCGGCTGGCTGGTCGTTTCTCGAGAAGCGTTTCATCGACTGGGGCTGTGGGCGGGCAAAGGACAAGCGGGCCACCGCCACGCCGTTCGCCTCGGTGTGCATTAATGTGGCCAGTCTGTGCAAAGATTTCAACGATTTCTGGAGCCGGGTCTGCAAGCTGGCCGGCGGTACGGTGCGACTGATCAAAACCGAGTCTGATATTACCGAAAACCTGACCGGCTACCTGCTCACGGATCAAGAATTTCCCGAGGAGATCAAGATCAAAGCGACCCGCAATGGGCTGCTTGTGGTGTCGACCGTTTGGGTGGTGCAGTGCCTGATCATGGGTCGCGTCTGCCATCCGAGCAGTAACGAAAAGCTAACACAGATCTATCAGGAAGACGACTATTAG
- the LOC120898422 gene encoding serine-rich adhesin for platelets-like isoform X2: MDLGGTTKTATAATPESTVVVEKSCPVAEVAEKPAAASGKNGSLPDSSADSVKDSACAADSSPGKTNEAPKELLTPPTPPKKASDDADAVAKAGETNSIADATKSPAKQPAVPKSTDSGGPVKTAVGPPPCADQMDDNEDDELLKRMEAIEKGVDLDAVKEAAHQNGMPEKRMEVSQPQRDAGKVNDSAKPAAASSSEVSSAAQPSALKMDAADSAVAADPVSKVAETVSPNTKRKLAPGEEAAGNEPQMKKVHVVADATDGPEPSVAKPSVERQDAPAKQPSEMSTEPPGPSEPNEKPPSVEQMEVDEASSSPKDVELLPDTEPNTESDAMDEKSEEISSSVAEEPVRQEGDSTANKNKAEHSNVSSSDDKGAGGATTTTTTTSETPKPAESSEVSASVLPTPSGDEAMEVDEDENDIAESSTSADPSATDAVPVAEPPCVKKVAYLCGEDEEPKESGVDGKDCVVSTEKPTAAASAATSSTLAASTSGAAAPMEVVDSGAKASSSSVADAKPATKPVTDVEEDVVDSSNVATTVTEEEEKVVVKRTETPTTASVKLPEDSVVGSSQPSSSSDTKKPASTEKRLDEQLLREAVHRSGLMAAKATSTPNHSTSAAVVTPSSSNPATPTQKTLNPVTTSAVSSSNVYSSTPIHPSFGKVSSGNVSKITNPPSSVETSRIEADDTTTTTTTTSSSSPSAAATSRNEQSVSLAETETTEDKKAGDLTSSTKSLPSTTETATTGTSDSSAKSTKKELRHEDSGSSSKASQKTVSDVSEVDSCTASGMNSTEEISLYVSNAGKVNGISSTSEGSDVDGKTDMTKSSLVSIKREDDSKASVSALQLDLSRAISPTTSVQQQYEVSVWYEGKELQFMSVERIHGGERAADPSVTAETVAHDASNIDSSSKQSSTTTTNGSVSSIGPFTLPGAQAGAAAATNVGQSSDSSSSSSVATVTGGAAKSSHSLTVPQMKQTVMGPKALCDLMIDEFKKLRRTFAPDEDVSDNEESAHGLLKTPKTPAVGGRGRKESAKKSASRGQKRSKAADSDDDEDDDDVRTPRASGSKQPAKRAKGTGGLAASSNESPVASSSSTTPKSKSVHQEPKQFDICCLARWTDRKYYAGRVTNYREDNKYVVVFEDGCSKTLSRDIIVFGEDGVLPIKHHSIHALTGGDTYEPAIVEEIKRNDANEVVYGVRTASSTLEVTATDIYLTDEQAKWIHNACKDKPDPIQMLRAQAAGTGGSAAGEDATGGNAGNAPEGNAAASELTAESGDKGARSTRSKRGANDKSMTPATPEAGYSGGVGKKGRRGRRKQLPPPEHISECSDVSDGYEEEEEVPVVTSPETGLDAVNGVQPELQRTEQESVLARMYIAYEYFGNDGKDSLDQLLGPIPVNAKTLFRNKHFLLSCTVPSKSTEANAKQFSNTPFVKQHIRHQIEAGGGKVYEFFEDVPKNKYKQCKLIAPRPSITAMYVQCLASDIVAVSHEWIIQCCQVLMLVDHKPYALPAGWSFLEKRFIDWGCGRAKDKRATATPFASVCINVASLCKDFNDFWSRVCKLAGGTVRLIKTESDITENLTGYLLTDQEFPEEIKIKATRNGLLVVSTVWVVQCLIMGRVCHPSSNEKLTQIYQEDDY; the protein is encoded by the exons ATGGATCTCGGCGGTACGACGAAGACGGCGACGGCGGCCACTCCGGAGTCCACGGTTGTAGTGGAAAAGTCCTGCCCCGTAGCGGAAGTCGCTGAAAAGCCTGCAGCAGCATCTGGCAAAAATG gTTCGCTTCCAGACTCGAGCGCAGATTCAGTGAAAGATTCAGCTTGTGCTGCTGACTCCTCGCCCGGAAAGACAAACGAAGCGCCCAAGGAGCTGCTGACACCACCAACGCCGCCCAAGAAAGCGTCAGACGATGCTGATGCCGTCGCAAAGGCGGGAGAAACGAACAGCATAGCGGACGCCACAAAAAGTCCCGCAAAACAGCCCGCCGTGCCAAAGTCGACGGATAGTGGTGGACCTGTCAAGACTGCCGTTGGCCCGCCACCATGTGCCGACCAGATGGACGATAACGAAGATGACGAACTGCTGAAGCGCATGGAAGCGATTGAGAAGGGAGTGGATTTGGACGCGGTAAAGGAAGCGGCACACCAGAATGGTATGCCAGAGAAACGGATGGAAGTGTCCCAACCGCAACGGGATGCCGGGAAGGTGAACGATAGTGCCAAACCGGCCGCCGCATCGTCCTCTGAGGTATCTTCGGCTGCCCAGCCGAGCGCACtaaagatggatgcagctgACAGCGCTGTTGCGGCCGATCCCGTTTCAAAAGTGGCGGAAACGGTCAGTCCGAATACTAAACGGAAGCTTGCGCCGGGTGAAGAGGCCGCCGGCAATGAGCCGCAAATGAAAAAAGTGCACGTTGTGGCCGATGCGACCGATGGACCAGAGCCGAGTGTTGCCAAGCCAAGCGTGGAAAGACAAGACGCTCCCGCCAAGCAGCCGAGCGAAATGTCCACCGAACCGCCAGGACCGTCGGAACCGAACGAGAAGCCACCGTCGGTCGAACAGATGGAGGTGGATGAAGCTTCCTCCTCCCCGAAAGATGTGGAACTGTTGCCCGACACCGAACCGAACACTGAGTCCGATGCGATGGACGAAAAGTCGGAAGAAATCAGCTCGTCGGTAGCGGAAGAGCCCGTGCGCCAGGAGGGCGATTCCaccgcaaacaaaaacaaagcagaacACTCGAACGTGTCCAGCTCGGACGATAAGGGCGCGGGTGGtgcgacgaccacgacgacgacgactagcGAAACTCCAAAACCGGCGGAGAGCAGCGAAGTTTCCGCCTCCGTTCTGCCGACGCCTTCGGGCGATGAAGCCATGGAGGTCGATGAGGACGAAAACGACATAGCGGAGAGCAGCACGTCCGCCGATCCGTCTGCTACGGACGCAGTGCCGGTAGCGGAGCCACCGTGTGTCAAAAAGGTCGCGTACCTGTGTGGCGAAGACGAGGAACCGAAGGAGTCCGGTGTCGATGGGAAGGATTGTGTGGTTTCGACCGAGAAGCCAACAGCTGCCGCCTCGGCCGCAACATCCTCGACGCTAGCCGCTTCTACTTCCGGAGCAGCGGCACCGATGGAGGTGGTGGATTCGGGAGCGAAAGCATCATCCAGCAGTGTTGCAGACGCTAAACCAGCCACTAAACCAGTCACCGACGTCGAGGAGGATGTAGTGGACAGTAGCAACGTTGCCACCACGGtcacggaggaggaggaaaaggtAGTGGTGAAGCGCACAGAAACGCCCACTACTGCATCAGTGAAGCTGCCGGAAGACAGTGTGGTCGGTAGCTCGCAACCCTCGTCCAGCAGCGATACGAAGAAACCGGCTTCAACGGAAAAGCGTTTGGACGAGCAGCTGCTGCGTGAAGCGGTTCACCGAAGCGGCTTGATGGCGGCAAAGGCTACTAGCACGCCGAACCACAGCACTTCGGCAGCTGTCGTCACACCGTCGTCCTCCAATCCCGCGACCCCGACACAGAAAACGCTGAACCCAGTAACGACATCCGCCGTCAGTTCGTCGAACGTCTACAGCTCCACGCCGATTCATCCTTCGTTCGGGAAGGTAAGCTCGGGCAATGTGAGCAAAATCACGAACCCACCATCGTCGGTCGAAACCAGCAGAATAGAGGCGGACGATACTacgaccacgaccaccaccacctcctcttcctccccatccgccgccgccaccagcCGTAACGAGCAGTCGGTATCGCTGGCGGAGACAGAAACGACGGAAGACAAGAAAGCGGGCGATTTGACGTCCTCGACGAAAAGTTTGCCTTCCACCACAGAAACAGCAACGACGGGAACATCGGATTCATCGGCGAAGAGCACCAAGAAGGAGCTGCGGCACGAAGACTCCGGCAGCAGTTCCAAGGCTAGCCAGAAAACGGTTAGCGACGTATCGGAAGTGGACTCATGCACAG CCTCGGGTATGAACAGTACGGAAGAAATCAGCCTGTACGTGAGCAACGCCGGCAAGGTGAATGGCATCTCCTCGACCTCAGAAGGCTCGGATGTGGATGGTAAGACCGACATGACCAAATCATCGCTCGTGTCCATCAAGCGGGAGGACGACAGTAAAGCAAGCGTCAGTGCACTGCAGCTGGATCTGTCCCGTGCCATATCGCCCACGACCTCTGTCCAGCAGCAGTACGAAGTGAGCGTATGGTACGAGGGAAAGGAGCTGCAGTTCATGTCCGTGGAACGAATCCACGGCGGCGAGCGGGCAGCCGATCCGTCAGTAACCGCCGAGACGGTGGCGCACGATGCGTCCAATATCGATTCCTCTTCAAAGCAATCCTCGACTACTACCACCAACGGTAGTGTCAGCAGTATAGGGCCGTTCACGCTGCCGGGAGCGCAGGCGGGGGCTGCTGCGGCGACCAACGTTGGTCAATCGTCCGACAGttcctcgtcgtcgtctgtTGCCACCGTAACCGGCGGTGCGGCAAAGTCGTCCCACTCCCTCACGGTGCCGCAGATGAAGCAAACCGTAATGGGGCCGAAGGCGCTCTGCGATTTGATGATTGACGAGTTCAAGAAGCTGCGGCGAACGTTTGCGCCGGACGAGGATGTCAGTGATAATGAGGAAAGTGCGCACGGTCTGCTGAAGACTCCGAAAACGCCCGCCGTCGGGGGACGAGGCCGCAAAGAAAGTGCAAAGAAGAGTGCTTCCCGTGGTCAGAAGCGTTCGAAGGCGGCCGACAGCGACGACGATGAGGATGACGATGATGTGCGCACTCCCCGTGCGTCCGGTTCGAAGCAACCGGCAAAGCGCGCGAAGGGCACCGGTGGGCTGGCCGCTTCCTCGAACGAATCTCCCGTCGCCAGCTCGTCCAGCACGACGCCCAAGTCCAAATCGGTGCACCAGGAGCCGAAGCAGTTCGACATCTGCTGCTTGGCCCGGTGGACCGATCGCAAGTACTACGCCGGCCGGGTGACAAACTACCGCGAGGACAATAAGTACGTGGTGGTGTTCGAAGATGGCTGCTCCAAGACGCTGTCCCGGGACATTATCGTGTTCGGGGAGGACGGTGTGCTGCCGATAAAGCACCACTCCATACACGCGCTGACCGGCGGTGACACGTACGAGCCCGCCATCGTGGAGGAGATCAAGCGCAACGATGCCAATGAGGTCGTATACGGTGTGCGAACGGCATCCAGCACGCTGGAGGTGACGGCCACCGACATCTACCTGACCGACGAGCAGGCCAAGTGGATCCACAACGCCTGCAAGGACAAACCGGACCCGATTCAGATGCTACGTGCGCAAGCCGCCGGTACGGGCGGCAGTGCCGCAGGCGAGGACGCAACCGGTGGCAACGCAGGGAACGCACCGGAAGGAAACGCAGCCGCGTCCGAGCTGACGGCAGAGTCGGGCGACAAAGGTGCACGTTCCACGCGCAGCAAGCGGGGTGCGAACGATAAGTCGATGACACCTGCCACACCGGAAGCGGGCTACTCGGGCGGTGTTGGTAAAAAGGGACGCCGAGGACGAAG AAAACAACTCCCGCCACCAGAACACATATCGGAATGTAGCGATGTATCGGATGgttacgaagaagaagaagaagtgccTGTCGTTACAAGCCCCGAAACCGGACTCGACGCAGTGAACGGTGTGCAACCCGAGCTGCAGCGCACCGAGCAGGAGTCGGTCCTTGCCA GAATGTACATCGCCTACGAGTACTTTGGCAACGATGGTAAGGACTCGCTGGATCAATTGCTCGGACCGATTCCCGTAAATGCAAAAACGCTATTCCGAAACAAACACTTTCTGCTATCCTGTACCGTTCCTTCAAAG AGCACTGAGGCGAATGCGAAACAATTTTCCAACACCCCGTTCGTGAAGCAACACATTCGGCATCAGATAGAGGCGGGTGGCGGTAAGGTGTATGAGTTTTTCGAGGACGTCCCGAAGAACAAGTACAAACAGTGTAAGCTAATTGCGCCCCGTCCTTCCATCACGGCGATGTACGTGCAGTGCCTAGCGAGCGACATTGTG GCCGTTTCGCACGAGTGGATTATACAGTGCTGCCAggtgctgatgctggtggaCCACAAACCGTATGCGCTGCCGGCTGGCTGGTCGTTTCTCGAGAAGCGTTTCATCGACTGGGGCTGTGGGCGGGCAAAGGACAAGCGGGCCACCGCCACGCCGTTCGCCTCGGTGTGCATTAATGTGGCCAGTCTGTGCAAAGATTTCAACGATTTCTGGAGCCGGGTCTGCAAGCTGGCCGGCGGTACGGTGCGACTGATCAAAACCGAGTCTGATATTACCGAAAACCTGACCGGCTACCTGCTCACGGATCAAGAATTTCCCGAGGAGATCAAGATCAAAGCGACCCGCAATGGGCTGCTTGTGGTGTCGACCGTTTGGGTGGTGCAGTGCCTGATCATGGGTCGCGTCTGCCATCCGAGCAGTAACGAAAAGCTAACACAGATCTATCAGGAAGACGACTATTAG